A genomic stretch from Carassius auratus strain Wakin chromosome 37, ASM336829v1, whole genome shotgun sequence includes:
- the LOC113056214 gene encoding cholesterol 25-hydroxylase-like protein isoform X1 codes for MGTGRELLDLLSTKNNWQATVPFPIVYLSFCLPFVVLDALSSRVAWIRRYKIQQKTSVSWRMIWSCLALSLYNHVMYIFPLSVLHWYWRPVSYTVTAPGLLRVIWDLFACLLLFDFQYFVWHLLHHKVPWLYRTFHKVHHKYTSTFALATEYSGAWETLSLGFFAAVNPMLLGVHPMTEMLFHMLNMWLSVEDHCGYDLPWATHRLVPFGLYGGAPHHDVHHQKFKSNYAPYFTHWDKLFGTLHSE; via the exons ATGGGGACTGGGCGAGAACTACTTGACCTGCTATCTACAAAGAATAACTGGCAGGCTACAGTACCATTTCCTATTG TCTACCTCAGCTTCTGCCTGCCCTTTGTCGTTCTGGACGCCCTATCTTCCAGGGTAGCATGGATAAGGAGATACAAAATTCAACAGAAGACCAGTGTATCTTGGAGGATGATTTGGAGCTGCCTCGCACTCTCCCTCTACAACCATGTCATGTACATCTTCCCACTGAGTGTCCTGCACTGGTACTGGAGACCTGTCAGCTACACAGTGACGGCACCTGGGCTCCTGCGAGTCATCTGGGACCTTTTTGCCTGCCTGCTTCTCTTTGACTTCCAGTACTTCGTATGGCATCTTCTGCATCACAAAGTACCCTGGCTCTACCGCACTTTCCATAAGGTGCATCACAAATACACGTCCACCTTTGCTCTGGCCACTGAGTATTCGGGAGCATGGGAGACTCTGTCGTTGGGTTTCTTCGCTGCAGTGAATCCCATGTTACTGGGGGTTCATCCTATGACAGAGATGCTTTTCCATATGCTGAACATGTGGCTGTCAGTTGAGGACCACTGTGGCTATGACCTGCCGTGGGCGACACACAGACTGGTGCCTTTTGGTCTGTATGGAGGAGCTCCACACCATGATGTCCACCATCAGAAGTTCAAGTCCAACTATGCTCCATACTTCACTCACTGGGACAAGCTTTTTGGGACACTGCACTCTGAATGA
- the LOC113056214 gene encoding cholesterol 25-hydroxylase-like protein isoform X2, translating to MNLACPCICFSPFSIYLSFCLPFVVLDALSSRVAWIRRYKIQQKTSVSWRMIWSCLALSLYNHVMYIFPLSVLHWYWRPVSYTVTAPGLLRVIWDLFACLLLFDFQYFVWHLLHHKVPWLYRTFHKVHHKYTSTFALATEYSGAWETLSLGFFAAVNPMLLGVHPMTEMLFHMLNMWLSVEDHCGYDLPWATHRLVPFGLYGGAPHHDVHHQKFKSNYAPYFTHWDKLFGTLHSE from the coding sequence TCTACCTCAGCTTCTGCCTGCCCTTTGTCGTTCTGGACGCCCTATCTTCCAGGGTAGCATGGATAAGGAGATACAAAATTCAACAGAAGACCAGTGTATCTTGGAGGATGATTTGGAGCTGCCTCGCACTCTCCCTCTACAACCATGTCATGTACATCTTCCCACTGAGTGTCCTGCACTGGTACTGGAGACCTGTCAGCTACACAGTGACGGCACCTGGGCTCCTGCGAGTCATCTGGGACCTTTTTGCCTGCCTGCTTCTCTTTGACTTCCAGTACTTCGTATGGCATCTTCTGCATCACAAAGTACCCTGGCTCTACCGCACTTTCCATAAGGTGCATCACAAATACACGTCCACCTTTGCTCTGGCCACTGAGTATTCGGGAGCATGGGAGACTCTGTCGTTGGGTTTCTTCGCTGCAGTGAATCCCATGTTACTGGGGGTTCATCCTATGACAGAGATGCTTTTCCATATGCTGAACATGTGGCTGTCAGTTGAGGACCACTGTGGCTATGACCTGCCGTGGGCGACACACAGACTGGTGCCTTTTGGTCTGTATGGAGGAGCTCCACACCATGATGTCCACCATCAGAAGTTCAAGTCCAACTATGCTCCATACTTCACTCACTGGGACAAGCTTTTTGGGACACTGCACTCTGAATGA
- the LOC113056215 gene encoding cholesterol 25-hydroxylase-like protein, which produces MKMSGLQYIWDSILQYEAVLRSPYFPVFFSITVYLSFCLPFVVLDALSSRVAWIRRYKLQQKTSVSWRMIWSCLALSLYNHVMYIFPLSVLHWYWRPVSYTVTAPGLLRVIWDLFACLLLFDFQYFVWHLLHHKVPWLYRTFHKVHHKYTSTFALATEYSGAWETLSLGFFAAVNPMLLGVHPMTEMLFHMLNMWLSVEDHCGYDLPWATHRLVPFGLYGGAPHHDVHHQKFKSNYAPYFTHWDKLFGTLHSE; this is translated from the coding sequence atgaaaatgtctgGGCTCCAGTACATCTGGGACAGCATTCTGCAGTACGAGGCCGTGCTTAGGTCTCCATATTTCCCAGTTTTCTTCTCTATTACAGTCTACCTCAGCTTCTGCCTGCCCTTTGTCGTTCTGGACGCCCTATCTTCCAGGGTAGCATGGATAAGGAGATACAAACTTCAACAGAAGACCAGTGTATCTTGGAGGATGATTTGGAGCTGCCTCGCACTCTCCCTCTACAACCATGTCATGTACATCTTCCCACTGAGTGTCCTGCACTGGTACTGGAGACCTGTCAGCTACACAGTGACGGCACCTGGGCTCCTGCGAGTCATCTGGGACCTTTTTGCCTGCCTGCTTCTCTTTGACTTCCAGTACTTCGTATGGCATCTTCTGCATCACAAAGTACCCTGGCTCTACCGCACTTTCCATAAGGTGCATCACAAATACACTTCCACCTTCGCTCTGGCCACTGAGTATTCGGGAGCATGGGAGACTCTGTCGTTGGGTTTCTTCGCTGCAGTGAATCCCATGTTACTGGGGGTTCATCCTATGACAGAGATGCTTTTCCATATGCTGAACATGTGGCTGTCAGTTGAGGACCACTGTGGCTATGACCTGCCGTGGGCGACACACAGACTGGTGCCTTTTGGTCTGTATGGAGGAGCTCCACACCATGATGTCCACCATCAGAAGTTCAAGTCCAACTATGCTCCATACTTCACTCACTGGGACAAGCTTTTTGGGACACTGCACTCTGAATGA